One Amycolatopsis sp. NBC_00355 genomic window carries:
- a CDS encoding glycosyltransferase — MKVLVVHNRYRSEQPSGENNVVDAEVSLLAEGGHKVSLFERRSDDIAQMPLPRKATVPLMIPWNPAVRKELAARLRASRPDVVHIHNTFPLLSPSVVAACADAGVPAVATLHNYTMVCPPGTLHRDGHICTECVGGSPLPAVKHGCYRGSSAATVPMAASMVANRRRWWTGVSRFFCISAAQRDLLVSAGMPGERMAVKHNFVTDPGVRRTGDGKHVLFLGRVTEEKGVGLLMRAWDQLGGALGVPLVIAGTGPMQDEVAVWASGRPDVSYVGLQNKAECRALTADAVAVVAPSTWLEAFGLVVVEAMAAGVPTVAAAHGAFPELVEDGVTGLLHQPNDAASLAARLREVTGDRNLEMGDAARVRYEKDFTPAVGLDRLISGYQAAIEAHG, encoded by the coding sequence GTGAAGGTGCTCGTGGTCCACAACCGGTACCGGTCCGAGCAGCCGAGCGGGGAGAACAACGTCGTCGATGCCGAGGTGTCCCTGCTCGCCGAAGGTGGGCACAAGGTGTCGTTGTTCGAGCGCCGCAGCGACGACATCGCACAGATGCCGTTGCCCCGCAAGGCGACCGTCCCGCTGATGATCCCGTGGAACCCGGCGGTCCGGAAGGAACTCGCGGCCCGGCTGCGAGCGTCGCGCCCGGACGTCGTGCACATCCACAACACGTTCCCGCTGCTGTCGCCGTCGGTGGTCGCCGCCTGCGCGGACGCGGGTGTGCCCGCGGTCGCGACGCTGCACAACTACACGATGGTCTGCCCGCCGGGCACCCTGCACCGCGACGGCCACATCTGCACCGAGTGCGTCGGCGGCTCACCGCTGCCCGCGGTGAAGCACGGCTGCTACCGCGGCTCCAGCGCCGCGACGGTGCCGATGGCGGCCAGCATGGTCGCCAACCGCCGCCGGTGGTGGACGGGCGTTTCCCGGTTCTTCTGCATTTCGGCGGCGCAACGGGACCTCCTGGTGTCGGCCGGGATGCCCGGCGAGCGGATGGCGGTGAAGCACAACTTCGTCACCGACCCCGGCGTCCGCCGCACCGGCGACGGGAAGCACGTGCTGTTCCTCGGCCGCGTCACCGAGGAGAAGGGTGTCGGCCTGCTGATGCGGGCTTGGGACCAGCTCGGCGGCGCCCTGGGTGTGCCGCTGGTCATCGCCGGCACCGGCCCGATGCAGGACGAGGTCGCGGTCTGGGCGTCCGGCCGGCCGGACGTCTCATACGTCGGCCTGCAGAACAAAGCGGAGTGCCGTGCCCTGACCGCCGACGCCGTCGCCGTGGTGGCGCCGTCGACGTGGCTGGAGGCGTTCGGTCTGGTCGTCGTCGAGGCGATGGCGGCCGGCGTACCGACGGTCGCCGCGGCCCACGGCGCGTTCCCCGAGCTCGTCGAGGACGGCGTGACGGGGCTGCTGCACCAGCCGAACGACGCGGCCTCGCTCGCGGCCCGGCTGCGCGAGGTGACCGGCGACCGGAACCTGGAGATGGGGGACGCCGCCCGTGTCCGGTACGAGAAGGACTTCACCCCGGCGGTCGGTCTCGACCGGCTGATCTCCGGGTACCAGGCGGCGATCGAGGCGCACGGGTGA
- a CDS encoding phosphatase PAP2 family protein produces the protein MRELVRTAPEALPVALRAPLAMSGALATAVLVALGILHFHDSGLAGIDAAVLPSLDGVRPPWRYFALIFDFGGEPVGSTILVALVALVCFLAHRVRVAVLTVTGVLATVAITTVLKPIVGRRIHGEFLSYPSGHTALATVLALVIGLLLADRLHLARAAGMTLVLLLAVVAGIAMGWAEVALGAHYPTDAIGGFCAALAVVPATAWLVDRVADRL, from the coding sequence GTGAGGGAGCTCGTCCGGACGGCGCCCGAAGCTCTGCCGGTCGCGTTGCGCGCCCCGCTGGCGATGTCGGGTGCGCTGGCGACGGCGGTGCTCGTCGCGCTCGGCATCCTCCACTTCCACGACTCCGGCCTGGCCGGGATCGACGCAGCCGTGCTGCCGTCGCTCGACGGCGTCCGGCCGCCATGGCGGTACTTCGCGCTGATCTTCGACTTCGGTGGTGAACCGGTCGGGTCGACGATCCTGGTCGCACTGGTCGCCCTGGTCTGCTTCCTGGCCCACCGGGTCCGGGTGGCGGTGCTGACCGTCACCGGGGTGCTGGCCACGGTCGCGATCACGACGGTGCTGAAGCCGATCGTCGGCCGCCGGATCCACGGCGAGTTCCTGTCCTACCCGAGTGGCCACACGGCCCTCGCGACCGTGCTCGCGCTGGTCATCGGCCTTCTGCTGGCCGACCGACTGCACTTGGCCCGCGCGGCGGGGATGACACTCGTGCTCCTGCTGGCCGTGGTCGCCGGCATCGCGATGGGCTGGGCCGAGGTGGCGCTGGGCGCGCACTACCCGACGGACGCGATCGGCGGCTTCTGTGCCGCGCTGGCGGTGGTCCCCGCGACGGCCTGGCTGGTGGACCGCGTCGCCGATCGTCTCTGA
- a CDS encoding maleylpyruvate isomerase family mycothiol-dependent enzyme: MIQDLIAAERRDLAAVLDGLPPAGWATPTLCAGWRVPEVVAHMTMPFRLSTGRFAREMLKSAGRFNHMADRLARRDAAELSPEALVASLRDNAEHPWRPPGGGAEGALSHDVIHGLDITTALKLDRSVPLERLEVILEGLKPKQVKYFGTDLTDVSLRADDLDWSYGTGTPLTGAAQDLLLVLCNRRLPSGRLRGAPSSRFTTV; encoded by the coding sequence ATGATCCAGGACCTGATCGCCGCGGAACGCCGTGATCTGGCGGCCGTGCTCGACGGCCTGCCGCCGGCCGGATGGGCGACGCCGACGTTGTGCGCGGGCTGGCGCGTGCCGGAGGTGGTCGCCCACATGACGATGCCGTTCCGCCTGTCGACCGGCCGGTTCGCCCGCGAAATGCTGAAGTCCGCCGGCCGCTTCAACCACATGGCCGACCGGTTGGCTCGCCGCGACGCGGCCGAGCTGTCGCCCGAGGCGCTCGTCGCTTCGCTGCGCGACAACGCCGAACACCCCTGGCGGCCGCCGGGCGGGGGCGCGGAGGGGGCTCTGAGCCACGACGTGATCCACGGCCTGGACATCACGACCGCCTTGAAGCTCGACAGGAGCGTGCCCCTGGAGCGTCTCGAAGTGATTCTCGAAGGGCTCAAGCCGAAACAGGTGAAGTACTTCGGCACCGATCTGACGGACGTCTCCCTGCGCGCCGACGACCTCGACTGGTCGTACGGCACCGGCACGCCGCTCACGGGCGCCGCGCAGGATCTTCTGCTGGTGCTCTGCAATCGGCGGCTGCCCTCCGGGCGGCTGCGTGGTGCGCCGAGCTCGCGGTTCACCACGGTCTGA
- a CDS encoding HAD family hydrolase: MATSSPVPEPLRRDAIDIVAFDAMGVLYSCADDVGELLVPFLRGKGCVLDRRDITQLYLECSLGKMSSADFWAAAGVPGVPDDEYCRGHRLTEGVVAVLAELDTTGVRLACLSDDVSEWSKLLRERFGLAEYLTDWFVSGDTGVRKPDPEAFTGLCRQLDVVPDRILLIDDREENVAAARAAGLQALQYGTARLSTMDRLRRELRPW, translated from the coding sequence ATGGCCACCTCGAGCCCCGTTCCCGAACCCCTCCGCCGCGATGCGATCGACATCGTCGCGTTCGACGCGATGGGCGTCCTCTACTCGTGCGCCGACGATGTCGGTGAGCTGCTCGTCCCTTTCCTGCGCGGCAAGGGATGTGTGCTCGACAGGCGTGACATCACCCAGCTGTACCTGGAATGCAGCCTCGGCAAGATGTCCTCCGCGGACTTCTGGGCGGCGGCCGGCGTGCCCGGCGTGCCGGACGACGAATACTGCCGCGGCCACCGCCTCACCGAGGGCGTCGTCGCGGTGCTCGCCGAACTCGACACGACGGGCGTGCGGCTCGCCTGTCTCAGCGACGACGTCAGCGAGTGGTCCAAGCTGCTGCGCGAGCGGTTCGGACTCGCCGAATACCTCACCGACTGGTTCGTCAGCGGAGACACCGGCGTGCGCAAACCCGATCCCGAAGCGTTCACCGGCCTGTGCCGGCAGCTCGACGTGGTGCCGGATCGCATCCTCCTGATCGACGACCGGGAGGAGAACGTCGCCGCCGCGCGGGCCGCGGGCCTGCAGGCCCTGCAGTACGGAACCGCGCGGCTGTCCACGATGGACCGGCTTCGAAGAGAGCTCAGACCGTGGTGA
- a CDS encoding right-handed parallel beta-helix repeat-containing protein, translating into MGRSRAFLVGACSLLIAVACPAIAEGADGPGPVCDHQPAVYEEAPSGAVSVDPGVDGDLSAKTAANPPGTTFWLRPGTHTLGTDEFGQVAPKDGDVYLGAPGAVVDGRGVNRAAFTQQARDVEIRGLTIRGFAALQDQGVVNHDSGNGWLIENATIEDNAGAALMAGAGQVVRHSCLRNNGQYGLNAYQAGDRITGLVLEGNEITGNNTGDWEAKVPGCGCSGGAKFWAVNGADVRGNWVHGNHGAGLWADTNNNDFLVEDNLFEGNDAEALFYETSYNLVLRGNTFRGNSLVQGRAFAARGDNFPAATVYLSESGGESRVPARTSAVDISGNTFVDNWSGITLWENADRFCTSPANTSSGYCTKVASSSSCGAGTIAKPPAYDNCRWKTQHVEIHGNTFRFEPGQLGCTSLCGRMALLANYGTFPEWSPYKGTAVQEAITFQQDNRWHDNSYTGPWTFVVHDTSRTVDPAGWRAGPYSQDVCSSFDGGSAGC; encoded by the coding sequence ATGGGCAGATCTCGTGCGTTTCTCGTCGGTGCTTGCTCGCTCTTGATCGCCGTGGCTTGCCCGGCGATCGCGGAGGGCGCCGACGGGCCCGGGCCGGTGTGCGACCACCAGCCCGCGGTGTACGAGGAAGCGCCCTCCGGGGCGGTCTCCGTCGATCCGGGCGTCGACGGGGACCTCTCGGCCAAAACGGCGGCGAACCCGCCCGGCACGACCTTCTGGCTCCGGCCCGGCACCCACACCCTCGGCACCGACGAGTTCGGCCAGGTCGCGCCCAAGGACGGTGACGTCTACCTCGGCGCCCCGGGAGCGGTCGTCGACGGCCGCGGCGTCAACCGCGCGGCGTTCACCCAGCAGGCCCGCGACGTCGAGATCCGGGGACTGACGATCCGCGGCTTCGCCGCGCTGCAGGACCAGGGCGTGGTCAACCACGACTCCGGCAACGGCTGGCTCATCGAGAACGCCACCATCGAAGACAACGCCGGCGCCGCACTGATGGCCGGCGCGGGCCAGGTCGTGCGGCACAGCTGCCTGCGGAACAACGGCCAGTACGGGCTCAACGCGTACCAGGCCGGCGACCGCATCACCGGCCTCGTGCTGGAGGGCAACGAGATCACCGGCAACAACACGGGCGACTGGGAGGCCAAGGTCCCGGGCTGCGGCTGCAGCGGCGGCGCCAAGTTCTGGGCCGTGAACGGCGCCGACGTCCGCGGCAACTGGGTCCACGGCAACCACGGCGCCGGCCTGTGGGCCGACACGAACAACAACGACTTCCTCGTCGAGGACAACCTGTTCGAGGGCAACGACGCCGAGGCGCTGTTCTACGAGACGAGCTACAACCTCGTGCTGCGCGGCAACACCTTCCGCGGCAACAGCCTGGTCCAGGGCCGCGCGTTCGCGGCGCGCGGCGACAACTTCCCGGCGGCGACGGTGTACCTGTCGGAGTCGGGCGGCGAATCCCGGGTGCCGGCGCGGACGTCGGCCGTCGACATCAGCGGGAACACGTTCGTCGACAACTGGTCCGGCATCACGCTGTGGGAGAACGCCGACCGCTTCTGCACCAGTCCGGCGAACACCTCTTCGGGCTATTGCACGAAGGTCGCCTCCTCGTCCTCGTGCGGCGCGGGCACGATCGCGAAACCACCGGCGTACGACAACTGCCGCTGGAAGACCCAGCACGTGGAGATCCACGGGAACACCTTCCGGTTCGAACCCGGACAGCTCGGCTGCACGAGCCTCTGCGGGCGGATGGCACTGCTGGCGAACTACGGGACGTTCCCGGAATGGTCGCCCTACAAGGGAACCGCGGTCCAGGAGGCCATCACCTTCCAGCAGGACAACCGCTGGCACGACAACTCCTACACGGGGCCGTGGACCTTCGTCGTGCATGACACCTCCAGGACGGTCGATCCTGCGGGCTGGCGGGCGGGCCCGTACTCGCAGGACGTGTGTTCTTCGTTCGACGGTGGGTCCGCCGGCTGCTGA
- a CDS encoding glutamate-1-semialdehyde 2,1-aminomutase: MGTNLPRSTTANERLHRVIPGGAHTYAKGSDQYPFEMAPVISHGRGGHVWDVDGNEYIEYGSGLRAVSLGHAHPRVLDAVRGELDKGSNFIRPSIIEAEAAERFLENVPTADMVKFTKNGSDATTAAVRLARAATGRKLVAKCADHAFFSTDDWFIGTTPMNAGIPDETTEQTVSFPYGDLQAAEELLQRHDGEIACLILEPAAAAEPPPGYLQGLRELATRHGVVLIFDEMITGFRWSAHGAQGLYGVTPDLSTFGKALGNGFAVSALAGKRDLMEIGGLRTDRERVFLLSTTHGAETHSLAAAMAVMDVYRDEDVIGRMHALGDRLAAGVRDVAAGIGVEDHVVVRGRASNMVFGTLDEEGKPSQPYRTLFLRELISGGVLGPSFVVSAALTEADIDKTIDVVAQACTVYRKALDANDPTPWMGGRPVQPVFRKRA; the protein is encoded by the coding sequence ATGGGAACGAACTTGCCCCGCTCCACGACGGCGAACGAGCGGCTGCACCGGGTCATTCCGGGTGGTGCGCACACTTACGCCAAGGGCTCGGACCAGTATCCCTTCGAGATGGCCCCGGTCATCTCCCACGGCCGCGGCGGCCACGTCTGGGACGTCGACGGCAACGAGTACATCGAGTACGGCTCCGGGCTGAGAGCGGTCAGCCTGGGCCACGCCCACCCCCGCGTCCTCGACGCCGTCCGCGGCGAACTGGACAAGGGCAGCAACTTCATCCGCCCGTCGATCATCGAGGCCGAGGCCGCCGAACGGTTCCTCGAAAACGTGCCGACGGCCGACATGGTGAAGTTCACCAAGAACGGCTCCGACGCCACCACTGCGGCGGTCCGGCTGGCCCGCGCGGCCACCGGGCGCAAGCTCGTCGCGAAGTGCGCCGACCACGCGTTCTTCTCGACCGACGACTGGTTCATCGGCACCACGCCGATGAACGCGGGCATCCCGGACGAGACGACCGAGCAGACGGTGTCCTTCCCGTACGGCGACCTGCAGGCCGCGGAGGAGCTGCTGCAGCGCCACGACGGCGAGATCGCGTGCCTGATCCTGGAGCCGGCCGCGGCGGCCGAACCGCCGCCGGGGTACCTGCAGGGCCTGCGGGAGCTCGCCACCCGCCACGGCGTGGTGCTGATCTTCGACGAGATGATCACCGGCTTCCGCTGGTCCGCCCACGGCGCGCAGGGCCTCTACGGCGTCACCCCGGACCTCTCGACGTTCGGCAAGGCGCTCGGCAACGGTTTCGCCGTCTCCGCCCTCGCCGGCAAGCGGGACCTGATGGAGATCGGCGGCCTGCGCACCGACCGGGAGCGGGTGTTCCTGCTCTCGACCACCCACGGCGCCGAAACCCATTCCCTCGCCGCCGCGATGGCGGTGATGGACGTCTACCGGGACGAGGACGTCATCGGCCGCATGCACGCCCTCGGCGACCGGCTCGCCGCCGGCGTCCGCGACGTCGCGGCCGGGATCGGCGTCGAGGACCACGTGGTCGTCCGCGGCCGGGCCAGCAACATGGTCTTCGGCACGCTCGACGAAGAAGGCAAGCCGTCGCAGCCGTACCGGACGCTGTTCCTGCGCGAGCTGATCTCCGGCGGGGTGCTCGGCCCGTCCTTCGTGGTCAGCGCCGCGCTCACCGAGGCGGACATCGACAAGACGATCGACGTGGTCGCCCAGGCCTGCACGGTCTACCGCAAGGCTCTCGACGCCAACGACCCCACGCCGTGGATGGGCGGCCGCCCGGTGCAGCCGGTCTTCCGCAAGCGCGCCTGA
- the rfbC gene encoding dTDP-4-dehydrorhamnose 3,5-epimerase, with protein sequence MKAIPVPEIEGVYLFEPTPHADERGFFSRTFDREVVASVGIDPDGFAQDSLSRSRKGVVRGMHLRGGAGESKLVRCSHGAIFDVVVDLRPDSPTFRNIKTFELSGETQVSVYIPAGCAHGFQSLTDPSDVSYRIDRAHNPNEDITISYKDPELDISWPLSVTLVSDRDERAPSLGEALKPTR encoded by the coding sequence ATGAAGGCCATTCCGGTGCCCGAAATCGAGGGCGTGTACCTGTTCGAACCGACACCACACGCCGACGAACGCGGCTTCTTCAGCCGCACCTTCGACCGCGAGGTCGTCGCGTCCGTCGGGATCGATCCCGACGGCTTCGCCCAGGACAGCCTTTCCCGGTCCCGCAAGGGAGTCGTGCGCGGGATGCACCTGCGCGGCGGGGCCGGCGAATCGAAGCTCGTGCGCTGTTCGCACGGCGCGATCTTCGACGTCGTGGTGGACCTCCGACCGGATTCCCCGACATTCCGAAATATCAAGACGTTCGAACTTTCGGGTGAGACGCAGGTTTCCGTGTACATCCCCGCGGGGTGCGCGCACGGATTCCAGTCACTCACCGATCCCTCCGACGTTTCGTACCGTATCGATCGGGCGCACAACCCGAACGAAGACATTACGATTTCGTACAAAGACCCTGAATTGGACATTTCCTGGCCACTGTCAGTCACACTGGTGAGTGACCGAGACGAACGTGCGCCGTCTCTCGGAGAGGCGTTGAAACCAACGAGGTGA
- a CDS encoding polysaccharide pyruvyl transferase family protein, with amino-acid sequence MRRAPRVGVFGLLGSGNLGNDGSLEAVLGYLRAEYPDAVLSALVGGPEIVRERYGLDTTPLHWNQSEYETASGLRSIVLKGLGKLVDIGRTAAWVRKQDVVIVPGMGVLEATLPLRPWGFPYSLFLLSATGKLFGTKVALVSVGANEISARATRTLVRWVGRLAAYRSYRDDISRDAMRAMGVDTSRDQVYPDLAFSLPTPDGAGTPGTVGVGVMAYYGGNDDRAEADRIYRHYVDTMNRFVAWLVDQDRPVRLFIGDQIDRQVVDEIIEKTASPLVTAASAETLDELMHEMAAVDRVVATRYHNVLCALKVAKPTVAIGYAPKNDVLMTEMGLGGFTQRAKTVDFDRLVEQFTELENRSAELRQTLLERNEMNAQRLKDQFAALSAALFGGGR; translated from the coding sequence GTGAGGCGTGCCCCACGCGTCGGAGTGTTCGGCCTGCTCGGCTCGGGAAACCTCGGCAACGACGGTTCCCTCGAAGCCGTGCTCGGCTACCTGCGCGCCGAGTACCCGGACGCGGTGCTGAGCGCCCTCGTGGGCGGTCCGGAGATCGTCCGCGAGCGGTACGGCCTCGACACCACGCCGCTGCACTGGAACCAGTCCGAGTACGAGACGGCGTCCGGCCTCCGGTCGATCGTCCTCAAGGGACTCGGCAAGCTCGTCGACATCGGCCGCACGGCCGCGTGGGTCCGCAAGCAGGACGTCGTGATCGTGCCCGGCATGGGCGTCCTCGAAGCAACGCTTCCGTTGCGCCCCTGGGGTTTTCCGTATTCGCTGTTCCTCCTCTCGGCCACGGGAAAGCTCTTCGGGACGAAGGTCGCGCTGGTCAGCGTCGGCGCCAACGAGATCAGCGCACGGGCCACGCGGACGCTGGTCCGCTGGGTCGGCCGGCTCGCGGCCTACCGCTCCTACCGCGACGACATCTCCCGCGACGCGATGCGCGCCATGGGCGTCGACACCAGCCGCGACCAGGTGTACCCGGACCTGGCGTTCTCCCTCCCCACTCCGGACGGCGCCGGCACGCCGGGCACCGTCGGCGTCGGTGTGATGGCCTATTACGGCGGCAACGACGACCGCGCCGAGGCCGACCGGATCTACCGCCACTACGTCGACACGATGAACCGTTTTGTCGCTTGGCTCGTTGACCAGGACAGACCGGTCCGGCTCTTCATCGGCGATCAGATCGACCGGCAGGTCGTCGACGAGATCATCGAGAAGACCGCTTCCCCGCTGGTGACGGCGGCCTCGGCGGAGACCCTGGACGAACTGATGCACGAGATGGCCGCGGTGGACCGCGTGGTGGCGACGCGCTACCACAACGTGCTCTGCGCCCTGAAGGTCGCGAAACCGACCGTGGCGATCGGGTACGCGCCGAAGAACGACGTCCTCATGACGGAGATGGGGCTCGGCGGTTTCACCCAGCGGGCGAAGACCGTCGACTTCGACCGTCTCGTCGAGCAGTTCACCGAACTGGAGAACCGGTCGGCCGAACTGCGCCAGACGCTGCTGGAACGGAACGAGATGAACGCGCAACGGCTCAAGGACCAGTTCGCCGCCCTTTCGGCGGCCCTCTTCGGGGGTGGGCGATGA
- a CDS encoding glycosyltransferase family 2 protein: protein MTTVPRLSLGLPVYNGEEYLAESLDALLGQTYEDYELIISDNASTDATDEICRRYAEKDSRIRYVRQPKNIGATPNHNFVFDVSRTELFKWVSHDDLYARDLLKRCIEALDERPDVILAHCDQAIIDGDGRIVQPLEYTLDTGSRHAPDRFRSILFEPGGDDFYGVIRADVLRRVKPLDSYHHADRTYSAEMALHGPFYQVPELLYFRRDHPGRAERANPTIRSRCANLDPRRADRLRNPTVRLVGEYIVGFADLIRRSPISGADKRECFRHLGSWLTDRARSGHGERVEDRAPTASDVATVNEIVAGREGRLA from the coding sequence ATGACCACCGTCCCGCGGCTGAGCCTCGGCCTTCCGGTGTACAACGGCGAGGAGTACCTCGCCGAGTCACTGGACGCGCTGCTCGGCCAGACCTACGAGGACTACGAGCTGATCATCTCGGACAACGCGTCCACCGACGCGACCGACGAGATCTGCCGCCGCTACGCCGAGAAGGACTCGCGGATCCGCTACGTCCGCCAGCCGAAGAACATCGGCGCGACACCGAACCACAACTTCGTGTTCGACGTCTCCCGCACCGAGCTCTTCAAGTGGGTCTCCCACGACGACCTCTACGCCCGCGACCTCCTCAAGCGCTGCATCGAAGCCCTCGACGAGCGCCCGGACGTCATCCTCGCCCACTGCGACCAGGCCATCATCGACGGCGACGGCCGCATCGTCCAGCCGCTCGAGTACACCCTCGACACCGGCTCCCGGCACGCCCCGGACCGTTTCCGCAGCATCCTGTTCGAGCCCGGCGGCGACGACTTCTACGGCGTCATCCGCGCCGACGTCCTGCGCCGCGTCAAGCCGCTCGACAGCTACCACCACGCCGACCGCACGTACTCGGCCGAGATGGCCCTGCACGGCCCCTTCTACCAGGTGCCCGAGCTGCTGTACTTCCGCCGCGACCACCCGGGCCGCGCAGAGCGGGCCAACCCGACCATCCGGAGCCGGTGCGCCAACCTCGACCCGCGGCGCGCGGACCGGCTCCGGAATCCCACCGTCCGCCTGGTCGGCGAGTACATCGTCGGGTTCGCCGACCTGATCCGCCGCTCCCCGATCTCGGGCGCCGACAAGCGCGAGTGCTTCCGGCACCTCGGCAGCTGGCTGACCGACCGCGCGCGCTCCGGCCACGGCGAGCGCGTCGAGGACCGCGCGCCGACCGCCTCCGACGTCGCCACGGTCAACGAGATCGTGGCCGGCCGGGAAGGCAGGCTCGCGTGA
- a CDS encoding DUF4910 domain-containing protein codes for MAGGAQLRTGAELHALVERLYPICRSITGDGVRQTLDIIGEHIPLERHEVPTGTQVLDWTIPQEWNIRDAYVAAPSGERVIDFRESNLHVVGYSVPVSERLPLSELREHLHTLPDQPSWVPYRTSYYAPAWGFCLAQEKLDALPDGEYDVVIDSTLADGSLTYGEHVVPGRVTDEVIVSCHVCHPSLANDNLAGIAVAISLAQQLALTQPHYTYRFLFMPGTIGSITWLARNSSRIEKIKHGVVLACAGDPGPLTYKKSRRDDAEIDRVVQHVLRSREHKVVDFSPYGYDERQFCSPGFNLGVGSLTRTPYAGYPEYHTSADNPGFVSPAAMEDTLGALRDAFGVLDRNRRYVNLSPYGEPQLGKRGLYSSLGGRSDAKEAQMAMLWVLSLSDGDHSLLDIAERAGLPFDIVDVAARALHDAGLVKE; via the coding sequence GTGGCGGGCGGCGCGCAGCTGCGGACCGGGGCGGAACTGCACGCCCTGGTCGAGCGGCTGTACCCGATCTGCCGCAGCATCACCGGCGACGGCGTGCGGCAGACCCTGGACATCATCGGCGAGCACATTCCGCTGGAGCGGCACGAGGTCCCGACCGGCACCCAGGTGCTGGACTGGACGATCCCGCAGGAGTGGAACATCCGCGACGCGTACGTCGCCGCGCCTTCCGGTGAGCGGGTAATCGACTTCCGGGAGTCGAACCTGCACGTCGTCGGCTACAGCGTCCCGGTGTCGGAACGGCTGCCGCTGAGCGAGCTGCGGGAGCACCTGCACACGCTGCCGGACCAGCCGTCGTGGGTGCCCTACCGGACCAGCTACTACGCCCCGGCCTGGGGATTCTGCCTCGCGCAGGAGAAGCTGGACGCGCTGCCCGACGGCGAGTACGACGTCGTCATCGACTCGACACTGGCCGACGGCTCGCTCACCTACGGCGAGCACGTCGTCCCGGGCCGCGTCACCGACGAGGTCATCGTCTCCTGCCACGTGTGCCACCCGTCGCTGGCCAACGACAACCTCGCCGGCATCGCCGTCGCGATCTCGCTGGCCCAGCAGCTGGCTCTCACCCAGCCCCACTACACGTACCGGTTCCTGTTCATGCCAGGCACGATCGGCTCGATCACCTGGCTCGCGCGCAACTCTTCGCGGATCGAAAAGATCAAGCACGGGGTGGTGCTGGCGTGCGCGGGCGACCCGGGCCCGCTGACGTACAAGAAGTCCCGCCGCGACGACGCCGAGATCGACCGCGTAGTGCAGCACGTGCTTCGCTCGCGCGAGCACAAGGTCGTCGACTTCTCGCCGTACGGCTACGACGAGCGCCAGTTCTGCTCGCCGGGCTTCAACCTCGGCGTCGGCTCCCTGACGCGGACGCCGTACGCGGGCTACCCGGAGTACCACACCTCCGCCGACAACCCGGGCTTCGTCTCGCCCGCGGCCATGGAGGACACGCTCGGCGCGCTTCGCGACGCTTTCGGCGTCCTGGACCGCAACCGCCGCTACGTCAACCTCAGCCCGTACGGCGAGCCGCAGCTCGGCAAGCGCGGGCTGTACAGCTCGCTCGGCGGCCGCAGCGACGCCAAGGAAGCCCAGATGGCGATGCTCTGGGTGCTCAGCCTCTCCGACGGCGACCACTCGCTCCTCGACATCGCCGAACGGGCCGGGCTGCCGTTCGACATCGTCGACGTCGCGGCTCGTGCCCTGCACGACGCCGGCCTGGTCAAGGAGTGA